A region of Terriglobales bacterium DNA encodes the following proteins:
- a CDS encoding sigma 54-interacting transcriptional regulator — IAELKDKLAQEKLYLEDEIRGELDFEGIVGQSSALRHVLNLVETVAPSDSTVLLLGETGTGKELIARAIHERSRRKERALVKLNCAAIPTGLLESELFGHERGAFTGAIAHKVGRLELADQGTLFLDEVGDIPIEIQPKLLRALQEREFERLGSNRTKQVDVRLVAATNRDLERMMEHREFRSDLYYRLNVFPIRIPPLRERPEDILLLVRYFTQKYGRRMQKQIESIPIAAMRKLSSWHWPGNIRELENFIERSVILTHGTALQAPISELTNNGRTLPVRDTREANERNEIVRILKVTNGRVAGPDGAAARMDIKRTTLIYRMKKLGIEPRKIS, encoded by the coding sequence GATCGCCGAACTAAAAGACAAGCTCGCACAGGAAAAACTCTATTTGGAAGATGAAATTCGAGGCGAGCTGGACTTTGAAGGAATTGTGGGGCAGAGTTCCGCTCTCCGTCATGTGTTGAATCTGGTGGAAACCGTGGCTCCCAGCGACTCCACGGTGTTGCTTCTCGGGGAAACCGGCACAGGCAAGGAATTGATCGCACGAGCGATCCATGAGCGCAGCCGGCGCAAGGAGCGGGCCCTTGTAAAGCTCAACTGCGCCGCGATTCCGACCGGACTACTCGAGAGCGAGCTTTTTGGGCATGAACGAGGCGCCTTCACTGGCGCGATTGCACACAAAGTTGGGAGACTTGAACTTGCCGATCAAGGCACGCTGTTTCTCGACGAGGTGGGCGATATTCCGATTGAGATTCAGCCGAAGCTGTTGCGCGCTTTGCAGGAACGCGAGTTTGAACGGCTGGGCAGCAACCGAACCAAGCAGGTGGATGTGCGGCTGGTAGCGGCCACCAATCGCGATCTCGAAAGAATGATGGAGCATCGCGAGTTCCGCAGCGACTTGTACTATCGCCTGAACGTGTTTCCGATTCGCATCCCGCCTTTGCGTGAACGCCCGGAGGATATTCTCCTCTTGGTCCGCTACTTCACCCAGAAGTATGGCCGCCGCATGCAGAAGCAGATCGAATCTATTCCCATTGCGGCCATGAGGAAGCTCTCCAGCTGGCATTGGCCGGGAAATATTCGTGAGCTGGAAAATTTCATCGAGCGTTCAGTGATCCTTACACATGGGACGGCGCTGCAAGCCCCGATCAGTGAACTGACCAATAATGGCCGGACCCTTCCTGTGAGGGATACGCGCGAAGCCAATGAGCGCAATGAGATTGTCCGCATCCTGAAAGTCACTAACGGGCGAGTAGCAGGCCCTGACGGTGCCGCAGCACGCATGGACATCAAGCGCACGACGCTGATCTACCGCATGAAGAAGTTGGGCATCGAGCCGCGAAAAATATCGTGA